A stretch of the Sulfurospirillum sp. UCH001 genome encodes the following:
- the map gene encoding type I methionyl aminopeptidase encodes MAITIKKAQEIAKLSVANKIVAKTLEYLAGNIHPGLSLKELNAMGESYIHSLGARPAFKGLYGFPAGVCTSVNEVIIHGIPTDYRLKEGDIVGLDIGTEVDGWYGDSAITVGVGEITKDDENLIACAKDALYYAIDIIQPEMRFKELSHAIEQFILQKGYVPLRGFCGHGIGRKPHEEPELPNYLEGINPKSGPKIKNGMVFCIEPMICHKEGTPKILEDKWSVVSTDGLRGSHYEHTVAIVDGKVEILSLS; translated from the coding sequence ATGGCAATTACCATCAAAAAAGCTCAAGAGATAGCAAAGCTTTCTGTAGCTAATAAGATTGTTGCTAAAACATTAGAGTATCTTGCAGGTAATATTCACCCAGGGCTCAGCTTAAAAGAGCTTAATGCCATGGGTGAGTCTTACATTCATAGCCTTGGTGCACGTCCTGCATTTAAGGGTCTTTATGGTTTTCCAGCGGGTGTATGTACCTCTGTCAATGAAGTAATCATTCATGGTATTCCTACTGATTATCGACTTAAAGAAGGCGATATTGTAGGCCTTGATATTGGTACTGAAGTAGACGGTTGGTATGGTGATTCTGCTATAACAGTAGGCGTTGGAGAAATTACTAAGGATGATGAAAACCTAATAGCATGCGCTAAAGATGCACTCTATTATGCAATCGATATTATTCAACCAGAAATGCGTTTTAAAGAACTGAGTCATGCAATTGAGCAGTTTATTCTCCAAAAAGGTTATGTTCCATTGCGTGGTTTTTGTGGGCATGGTATCGGTAGAAAGCCTCATGAAGAGCCAGAACTTCCAAACTATTTAGAAGGGATTAATCCTAAGAGCGGTCCTAAAATTAAGAATGGAATGGTTTTTTGTATTGAGCCGATGATTTGTCATAAAGAGGGAACTCCGAAAATTTTGGAGGATAAGTGGTCTGTTGTTTCGACAGATGGGTTAAGAGGAAGCCACTATGAGCACACGGTTGCAATCGTAGATGGTAAAGTAGAAATTTTGTCTCTATCTTGA
- the rplO gene encoding 50S ribosomal protein L15, with product MALDNLTPAENSTKKIKRVGRGQGSGMGKTASRGANGQKSRTGYKRKRGFEGGQQPLQRRLPKVGFTSKIEKPYVINIDKIKAVAELAEITVDAIRTVHKMASTVVKVKLIGAGAKELTAKIKDENVIFTGMSK from the coding sequence ATGGCATTAGATAATCTTACACCAGCAGAAAACTCTACCAAAAAGATCAAACGTGTAGGACGTGGTCAAGGTAGTGGTATGGGTAAAACCGCAAGCCGTGGTGCTAACGGTCAAAAATCTCGTACAGGTTATAAACGTAAAAGAGGTTTTGAGGGTGGTCAACAACCACTTCAAAGAAGATTACCAAAAGTTGGTTTTACTTCTAAAATCGAAAAACCTTATGTTATCAACATTGATAAAATTAAAGCAGTTGCAGAACTTGCTGAAATTACTGTTGATGCAATTAGAACAGTACATAAAATGGCAAGTACCGTTGTTAAAGTTAAATTAATCGGCGCAGGCGCAAAAGAGTTGACTGCTAAGATTAAAGACGAAAACGTCATTTTTACTGGAATGAGTAAATGA
- the rpsM gene encoding 30S ribosomal protein S13, translating into MARIAGVDLPMKKRVEYGLTYIYGIGLTSSRAILTATGISFDKRVHELSEDEVAAIRKEIQAGFQVEGDLRKKVAMDIKALMDMGSYRGLRHRKGLPVRGQKTKTNARTRKGKKRTVGAKAK; encoded by the coding sequence ATGGCAAGGATTGCAGGTGTAGACCTTCCAATGAAAAAGAGAGTAGAGTATGGTTTAACATACATCTACGGTATAGGTTTAACAAGTTCTAGAGCTATTTTAACAGCAACTGGAATTTCGTTTGATAAAAGAGTTCATGAGCTAAGTGAAGATGAAGTTGCTGCGATTCGTAAAGAGATCCAAGCAGGATTCCAAGTAGAGGGTGATCTTCGTAAAAAAGTGGCTATGGATATTAAAGCTTTGATGGATATGGGAAGCTATAGAGGTCTTAGACACAGAAAAGGCTTGCCAGTTCGTGGACAAAAAACAAAAACGAATGCGCGTACCAGAAAAGGTAAAAAACGCACCGTTGGCGCTAAAGCTAAATAA
- the rpmC gene encoding 50S ribosomal protein L29: protein MKYIDLNGKSAAELAELLKEKKVLLFTLRQKLKTMQLTNPNEIKEVRRDIARINTAISAQNK from the coding sequence ATGAAGTATATTGATTTAAACGGCAAAAGTGCTGCAGAGCTTGCAGAGTTATTGAAAGAGAAAAAGGTTCTTTTGTTTACATTGAGACAAAAGTTAAAAACAATGCAACTGACTAATCCAAATGAGATTAAAGAAGTTAGAAGAGATATCGCACGTATTAATACGGCAATTTCTGCTCAAAACAAGTAG
- the rplN gene encoding 50S ribosomal protein L14 produces MIQSFTRLAVADNSGAKEIMCIKVLGGSKRRYATVGDVIIASVKKALPSGKVKKGQVVKAVIVRTKKEIQRENGSLIRFDENAAVILDNKREPIGTRIFGPVGREVRYANFMKIVSLAPEVL; encoded by the coding sequence ATGATACAAAGTTTTACAAGATTAGCTGTTGCTGATAACAGTGGTGCTAAAGAAATCATGTGTATTAAAGTTCTTGGTGGTAGTAAACGTCGTTATGCAACTGTAGGTGATGTTATCATCGCTTCTGTCAAAAAAGCATTACCAAGTGGTAAAGTGAAAAAAGGACAAGTTGTTAAAGCGGTTATCGTAAGAACAAAAAAAGAGATCCAAAGAGAAAACGGTTCACTCATTCGTTTTGATGAGAATGCTGCTGTTATTCTTGATAACAAAAGAGAGCCAATCGGTACTCGTATTTTCGGACCAGTAGGTCGTGAAGTTCGTTATGCTAACTTTATGAAAATCGTATCTTTGGCACCGGAGGTACTATAA
- the secY gene encoding preprotein translocase subunit SecY: MSQDLTRKILVTLGFIFAYRILAYVPVPGVNIAVIKEFFDSNSSNALGMFNMFSGNAAQRLSIISLGIMPYITASIIMELLAATFPALGKMKKERDGMVKYMQIIRYATIGITIVQAIGVSVGLGGLSGRAGESAIMIDMTTFTAIAAASMLTGTMLLMWIGEQITQRGIGNGISLIIFAGIVSGIPNAIGGTINLVNTGELNFLVVIGILAVILATVGSIIYVEMGERRIPISYSRKVVLQNQHKRIMNYVPIKMNLSGVIPPIFASAILMFPSTIMQASTNPIVQSIHDFLNPNSYVFNVLTFLFVIFFAYFYASIVFNAKDISENLKKQGGFIPGVRPGESTALFLNEVAGRLTLWGSIYLGLISTLPWVLVKVMGVPFYFGGTAVLIVVQVALDTMRKIEAQMYMNKYETLSAVGL, from the coding sequence ATGAGCCAAGATCTCACCAGGAAGATCTTAGTTACATTAGGCTTTATTTTTGCATACAGGATACTGGCATACGTGCCAGTTCCTGGTGTAAATATAGCTGTAATTAAAGAGTTCTTCGACTCCAATAGCTCAAATGCCCTTGGAATGTTTAATATGTTCAGCGGTAACGCTGCACAACGTCTTAGTATTATATCGTTAGGTATTATGCCTTACATCACCGCGTCTATTATTATGGAACTTCTTGCAGCAACTTTCCCAGCACTTGGTAAAATGAAAAAAGAACGTGATGGTATGGTCAAATACATGCAGATCATTCGATATGCAACGATTGGTATTACGATTGTACAAGCCATTGGTGTTTCCGTTGGTCTTGGAGGGTTAAGCGGTCGCGCAGGCGAGAGTGCGATTATGATCGATATGACAACCTTTACAGCTATTGCAGCTGCGAGTATGCTTACAGGAACCATGTTACTTATGTGGATCGGTGAACAAATTACGCAACGTGGTATTGGTAACGGTATCAGTTTGATTATTTTTGCAGGTATTGTTTCAGGAATTCCAAATGCTATTGGCGGAACTATTAACCTTGTGAATACTGGGGAATTGAACTTCCTTGTCGTCATTGGTATTTTAGCTGTTATCTTAGCAACGGTCGGTTCTATTATTTATGTGGAGATGGGTGAACGTCGTATCCCGATTTCGTATTCACGAAAAGTTGTCCTTCAAAATCAACACAAACGTATTATGAACTATGTGCCGATCAAAATGAATCTTAGTGGTGTTATTCCTCCTATTTTTGCAAGCGCAATTTTGATGTTCCCATCAACAATTATGCAAGCTAGCACCAATCCGATTGTTCAATCTATTCATGATTTTCTTAATCCAAATAGTTATGTCTTTAACGTACTTACATTCTTGTTCGTTATTTTCTTTGCTTATTTTTATGCATCGATTGTGTTCAATGCAAAAGATATCTCTGAGAACTTAAAAAAACAAGGTGGTTTTATCCCGGGTGTAAGACCAGGCGAAAGCACTGCACTCTTCTTAAATGAAGTAGCAGGAAGATTAACCTTATGGGGATCAATTTACCTAGGACTTATCTCAACTCTTCCATGGGTTTTAGTAAAAGTAATGGGTGTTCCATTTTATTTTGGTGGAACGGCAGTACTCATTGTTGTACAAGTTGCACTTGATACAATGCGTAAAATTGAAGCACAGATGTACATGAATAAATATGAAACACTTAGTGCTGTAGGACTTTAA
- the rpmJ gene encoding 50S ribosomal protein L36 — protein sequence MKVRPSVKKMCDKCKVIKRKGIVRVICVNPKHKQRQG from the coding sequence ATGAAAGTACGACCTTCTGTAAAGAAGATGTGCGATAAGTGCAAAGTGATTAAACGAAAAGGTATCGTTAGAGTCATTTGCGTAAATCCAAAACACAAACAGAGACAAGGATAA
- the infA gene encoding translation initiation factor IF-1 translates to MAKDDVIEIDGKVIEALPNATFKVEVQNSHVILCHIAGKMRMHYIKIMPGDTVKVELTPYSLDKGRITYRYK, encoded by the coding sequence ATGGCAAAAGATGACGTGATTGAAATAGATGGTAAAGTGATCGAAGCACTTCCCAATGCAACTTTTAAAGTTGAAGTACAAAATAGCCATGTGATTTTGTGTCACATTGCTGGCAAGATGAGAATGCATTATATTAAAATAATGCCAGGAGATACCGTGAAAGTTGAGTTAACTCCGTATAGTTTAGATAAAGGTCGTATAACTTATAGGTATAAGTAA
- the rpsK gene encoding 30S ribosomal protein S11, whose amino-acid sequence MAKRKVVRKKVVKKNIAKGIIYISATFNNTVVTVTDEMGNVIAWSSAGSLGFKGSKKSTPYAAQQAVEDALTKAKEHGLKEIGIKVQGPGSGRETAVKSAGSTEGIKVSFLKDITPLPHNGCRPPKRRRV is encoded by the coding sequence ATGGCAAAAAGAAAAGTAGTACGTAAAAAAGTTGTTAAGAAAAATATTGCTAAAGGTATCATCTATATCTCTGCAACATTTAATAACACTGTCGTAACTGTAACTGATGAGATGGGAAATGTTATTGCTTGGAGCAGTGCAGGAAGCCTAGGCTTTAAAGGTAGTAAAAAATCTACTCCTTATGCAGCACAACAAGCTGTTGAAGATGCACTTACAAAAGCAAAAGAGCATGGTCTCAAAGAAATCGGTATTAAAGTTCAAGGCCCGGGCAGTGGTCGTGAGACAGCGGTAAAAAGTGCTGGTAGTACAGAAGGTATTAAAGTATCTTTCCTAAAAGATATTACACCTCTTCCACACAACGGCTGTAGACCTCCAAAAAGAAGAAGAGTTTAA
- the rplQ gene encoding 50S ribosomal protein L17 gives MRHKHGYRKLGRTSSHRAALLKNLAIAVIKYEKIETTLPKAKELRGFVEKLITKAGVGGDHAHKTVFAALQDKECTKKLVNEIAPKYLERNGGYTRIVKTRIRKGDAAPMAFLELV, from the coding sequence ATGAGACATAAGCACGGATATAGAAAGCTTGGTCGTACTTCATCACACAGAGCGGCGTTGTTGAAGAACTTGGCTATAGCTGTTATTAAATATGAGAAAATCGAAACAACACTTCCAAAAGCAAAAGAGCTTAGAGGTTTTGTTGAAAAATTGATTACTAAAGCTGGAGTTGGTGGCGATCATGCTCACAAAACAGTTTTTGCTGCACTTCAAGATAAAGAGTGTACAAAAAAATTGGTCAATGAGATCGCACCTAAATACCTTGAGAGAAATGGTGGTTACACCCGTATCGTAAAAACACGTATTAGAAAAGGCGACGCTGCGCCTATGGCGTTTTTAGAGCTCGTTTAA
- the rplX gene encoding 50S ribosomal protein L24, with protein sequence MATKMKIKKGDTVKVIAGDDKGKEAKVLQVMPKTSQVVVEGCKVVKKAIKPSESNPKGGFSNVEKPIHISNVAKVEGK encoded by the coding sequence ATGGCGACTAAGATGAAAATTAAAAAAGGCGATACTGTTAAAGTAATCGCAGGCGACGATAAAGGTAAAGAGGCAAAAGTTCTTCAAGTTATGCCTAAAACTTCTCAAGTCGTTGTTGAAGGTTGCAAAGTAGTAAAAAAAGCCATTAAGCCAAGCGAGAGCAATCCTAAGGGTGGTTTTTCAAACGTTGAGAAACCAATTCATATCTCTAACGTGGCTAAAGTAGAGGGTAAATAA
- the rplE gene encoding 50S ribosomal protein L5, translating into MNRLQEKFNAEVQPALVKEFNITNPMLAPKIEKIVISVGAGEEGKDTKLMQNIVDTISLIAGQKAVVANAKKSVAGFKVRQGYPVGVKVTLRKEKMYAFLDKLISVALPKVKDFRGLPRTGFDGRSNYNFGLNEQLMFPEVVYDNIMKTHGMNITVVTTANSDKEAFRLLELIGLPFAKGK; encoded by the coding sequence ATGAACAGATTGCAAGAGAAATTCAATGCTGAAGTTCAACCAGCATTAGTTAAAGAGTTTAATATTACAAACCCTATGTTGGCACCTAAAATTGAGAAAATCGTTATCAGCGTTGGTGCTGGTGAAGAAGGTAAAGATACGAAATTAATGCAAAATATCGTTGATACCATCTCTTTAATTGCTGGACAAAAAGCAGTTGTTGCAAATGCTAAAAAATCAGTTGCTGGTTTTAAAGTAAGACAAGGCTATCCAGTAGGTGTTAAAGTAACTCTTCGCAAAGAGAAAATGTATGCGTTCCTTGATAAACTTATCTCTGTGGCACTTCCTAAAGTAAAAGACTTTAGAGGATTACCAAGAACAGGTTTTGACGGAAGATCAAACTATAACTTTGGTCTTAATGAACAATTGATGTTTCCAGAAGTTGTTTACGATAACATTATGAAAACACACGGTATGAATATTACAGTTGTAACAACCGCTAACAGTGACAAAGAAGCATTTAGACTTCTTGAATTGATTGGCTTGCCGTTCGCAAAAGGTAAATAA
- the rplF gene encoding 50S ribosomal protein L6 — protein MSRIGKKPVKIPAGVEVSVNGDLVEFKKGSVQKVLDTKGNVDVKVQDGELVFISKGADRQSSAFWGTYRALGQNVITGLTEGFKKQLEINGVGYRAAVNGNVLELQLGFSHPINYEFPKDIQISVEKNVVTIQGDDKQVVGQIAAEIRSFRAPEPYKGKGVKYSDETIIRKAGKTSKK, from the coding sequence ATGTCTCGTATTGGTAAAAAGCCTGTTAAGATACCTGCTGGCGTTGAAGTGTCAGTAAATGGTGATTTAGTAGAGTTTAAAAAAGGTAGTGTTCAAAAAGTATTGGACACTAAAGGAAATGTTGACGTAAAAGTTCAAGATGGAGAGCTTGTATTTATTTCAAAAGGTGCTGATCGTCAGAGCAGCGCTTTTTGGGGAACATACCGTGCACTTGGTCAAAATGTTATCACAGGTTTAACTGAAGGTTTTAAAAAACAACTTGAAATTAACGGTGTTGGTTACAGAGCTGCCGTTAATGGTAATGTTCTTGAGCTTCAACTTGGATTTTCACACCCAATCAATTATGAATTTCCAAAAGATATTCAAATTAGTGTTGAAAAAAACGTGGTAACTATTCAAGGTGATGACAAGCAAGTAGTTGGTCAGATTGCTGCCGAAATTAGAAGTTTTAGAGCTCCAGAGCCTTATAAAGGTAAAGGTGTTAAATATTCTGATGAAACTATTATCCGTAAAGCCGGAAAAACTTCTAAGAAGTAA
- the rplR gene encoding 50S ribosomal protein L18, with protein sequence MRANILKRKLALRVKRKKRVRADISGTEQRPRVSFFKSNRYIYAQAIDDVSGVTLASVDGKKLGFNASKASAAEVAKVFAETLKAKNLTQVVYDRNGYLYHGVVAAFADGLRANGIVL encoded by the coding sequence ATGAGAGCAAATATTTTAAAACGAAAGCTTGCACTAAGAGTTAAACGTAAAAAAAGAGTAAGAGCAGATATTTCTGGTACAGAACAAAGACCAAGAGTTTCTTTCTTTAAATCAAACAGATATATCTATGCACAAGCAATTGATGATGTTAGTGGCGTTACTTTGGCAAGTGTAGATGGCAAAAAATTAGGGTTCAATGCTAGCAAAGCAAGTGCAGCAGAAGTTGCAAAAGTTTTTGCAGAAACGCTCAAGGCTAAGAATTTAACTCAAGTTGTCTATGATAGAAATGGTTATTTGTATCATGGTGTAGTTGCTGCTTTTGCAGATGGCCTTAGAGCAAACGGCATAGTGCTATAA
- the rpsH gene encoding 30S ribosomal protein S8, with translation MINDLVADSLTRIRNASMRKLDVTKLMHSKLVEAILVIFQNKGYIESFNVVEEGPKKFINVVLKYDARGNQVINEVKKISKPGRRVYKGCDEIKRFKNGYGTIVVSTSKGVLSNDDAHKAGLGGEVICSIW, from the coding sequence ATGATTAATGATCTAGTAGCAGATTCTTTAACAAGAATCAGAAATGCATCAATGCGTAAACTTGATGTGACTAAATTAATGCATTCAAAACTTGTTGAAGCAATTTTAGTTATTTTCCAAAACAAAGGTTATATTGAAAGTTTTAACGTTGTTGAAGAAGGTCCTAAAAAATTTATCAATGTTGTTTTGAAGTATGACGCAAGAGGTAACCAAGTTATCAATGAAGTGAAAAAAATCTCAAAACCAGGCCGTAGAGTCTATAAAGGTTGCGATGAAATTAAACGCTTCAAAAATGGTTATGGTACAATCGTTGTTAGTACATCAAAAGGTGTTCTCAGTAATGATGACGCACACAAAGCAGGTCTTGGTGGCGAAGTTATCTGTAGTATTTGGTAA
- the rpsQ gene encoding 30S ribosomal protein S17, giving the protein MALKREIQGVVVQKTGDKTITVLVERRVMHPRYRKFVKRFKKYLVHDESNQVKIGDTVSAIECRPLSKRKSFRLSAIVKVGVE; this is encoded by the coding sequence ATGGCTTTAAAACGAGAGATTCAAGGCGTAGTTGTTCAGAAAACTGGTGATAAAACAATCACCGTTTTGGTAGAGAGACGTGTAATGCACCCACGATATCGCAAGTTCGTTAAACGTTTCAAAAAATACCTAGTCCATGACGAGAGCAACCAAGTAAAAATCGGCGACACAGTAAGCGCTATCGAGTGCAGACCACTTTCAAAAAGAAAGTCTTTTAGACTTAGCGCAATTGTTAAAGTGGGAGTTGAATAA
- a CDS encoding tetratricopeptide repeat protein — protein sequence MNAYIKDGIEKFYTKNFKEAMQQFALALSIDPNSKEARIGAILCDMAMSNEEQAMALFEYYILTKENGAEDCEEVMEEIINSVEEHSEKIAHLFKQSDFEARINAENGIKYEDFMALIESRGSFKEAFEDIMFSTKVIISKKEDFVDFLAKLIENGFIEMSLNYLESAVTLFPNDEQLLSLIKKVQK from the coding sequence ATGAACGCATATATTAAAGATGGCATTGAGAAATTTTATACAAAAAACTTCAAAGAGGCAATGCAACAATTTGCATTAGCACTCAGTATCGATCCCAACTCCAAAGAAGCCCGAATAGGCGCTATTTTATGCGATATGGCAATGAGTAATGAAGAACAAGCGATGGCATTGTTTGAGTATTATATTCTCACTAAAGAAAATGGTGCAGAAGATTGTGAAGAGGTGATGGAAGAGATCATCAATTCAGTCGAAGAACACAGCGAGAAAATAGCTCACCTTTTTAAACAGAGTGATTTTGAAGCAAGAATTAATGCAGAAAATGGAATTAAGTATGAAGATTTTATGGCTTTAATTGAATCTCGTGGTAGTTTTAAAGAAGCTTTTGAAGACATCATGTTCTCTACAAAAGTTATTATTTCTAAAAAAGAAGATTTTGTTGATTTTTTAGCCAAACTCATTGAAAATGGCTTTATTGAAATGTCCCTCAACTACTTAGAGAGTGCTGTTACTCTTTTCCCTAATGATGAGCAATTGTTATCGCTCATTAAAAAAGTACAAAAATAG
- a CDS encoding type Z 30S ribosomal protein S14: MAKKSMIAKAARKPKFQVRAYTRCQICGRPHSVYRDFGICRICLRKMANEGLIPGLKKASW, from the coding sequence ATGGCTAAAAAATCGATGATTGCAAAGGCTGCAAGAAAGCCTAAGTTTCAAGTAAGAGCATACACACGTTGTCAAATTTGCGGACGTCCACACTCTGTTTACAGAGATTTTGGTATCTGCAGAATTTGTCTTCGTAAAATGGCAAATGAGGGTCTTATTCCAGGCCTCAAAAAAGCAAGCTGGTAA
- a CDS encoding DNA-directed RNA polymerase subunit alpha, which yields MKKINTSAYMPTEIEVENIAANKVQVSAYPFESGFAVTLAHPLRRLLLSSTVGSAPTAVKIEGVTHEFDSMRGMLEDVALFIINLKNIRFKIKGDEKRLEVNYSFTGPKEIKGSDLANAQVEIVTPDAYLATINEDAELNFSLIIEKGIGYVPSENIRGLVGEDYIALDAFFTPVKRAVYDIENVLVEDNPNYEKIVFTIETDGLVSPIEAFKNSLEAMYAQMSVFNGILDIAVAPKSESSNENVEFGKLLQSIEELNLSARSFNCLDRAEVKFIGELALMSELELKNLKNLGKKSLEEIRQVMEESGYPVGYNFSDETASLLKKKIEDLKSEANEG from the coding sequence ATGAAAAAAATCAATACATCAGCTTACATGCCAACTGAAATTGAGGTAGAGAATATTGCGGCAAATAAGGTTCAAGTGAGTGCATACCCATTTGAATCTGGTTTTGCAGTAACATTGGCACATCCTTTACGAAGATTGCTTTTAAGCAGTACAGTAGGATCTGCACCAACGGCTGTAAAGATTGAAGGCGTAACCCATGAATTTGATAGCATGCGCGGTATGCTTGAAGATGTTGCTCTTTTCATCATTAACCTTAAAAATATTCGTTTCAAAATCAAAGGTGATGAGAAACGCTTAGAGGTTAACTACTCATTTACTGGACCAAAAGAGATTAAAGGAAGTGATTTAGCAAACGCTCAAGTTGAAATTGTTACTCCAGATGCATATTTGGCAACAATCAATGAAGACGCAGAGCTAAACTTCTCTTTGATTATCGAAAAAGGAATCGGCTATGTTCCAAGTGAGAACATTAGAGGTTTGGTCGGAGAAGATTATATTGCACTCGATGCTTTCTTTACACCTGTAAAAAGAGCAGTGTATGATATTGAGAACGTTTTGGTTGAGGACAATCCTAACTATGAGAAAATTGTTTTCACAATCGAAACAGATGGACTTGTTTCTCCAATTGAAGCTTTTAAAAATTCACTTGAAGCGATGTATGCACAAATGTCAGTATTTAATGGCATTTTGGATATTGCAGTGGCTCCAAAAAGTGAGAGTTCTAATGAGAACGTGGAGTTTGGAAAGCTATTACAGAGTATTGAAGAGTTAAATCTAAGTGCTCGTAGCTTCAACTGTTTAGATAGAGCAGAGGTTAAATTCATTGGCGAACTTGCTTTAATGAGTGAGTTAGAGCTCAAAAACCTTAAAAATCTAGGCAAAAAGTCATTAGAAGAGATCAGACAAGTTATGGAAGAGAGTGGTTATCCTGTCGGATATAATTTCTCTGACGAGACAGCAAGTTTGCTCAAGAAAAAAATTGAAGATTTAAAATCTGAAGCCAACGAGGGTTAA
- the rpsD gene encoding 30S ribosomal protein S4 — protein MARYRGPVEKLERRLGVSLALKGERRLAGKSALDKRPYAPGQHGQRRAKISEYGLQLREKQKAKFMYGVSEKQFRRIFDEAARKEGNTGINLVLLIERRLDNVVYRMGFATTRRFARQLVTHGHILVNGSKVDIPSYVVRAGDKIEVCEKSKNNPQVKRALELTQQTGIAPWVDVEREKAMGIFTRIPEREEVVIPVEERLIVELYSK, from the coding sequence ATGGCAAGATATAGAGGACCAGTCGAAAAGCTCGAGAGAAGACTTGGTGTCAGCTTAGCCCTTAAAGGTGAGCGCAGACTTGCTGGTAAAAGCGCATTAGACAAGCGACCATATGCACCAGGTCAACACGGACAAAGAAGAGCAAAAATTAGTGAGTACGGTCTCCAATTAAGAGAGAAACAAAAAGCTAAATTTATGTATGGAGTTTCTGAAAAACAATTCAGACGTATATTTGACGAAGCAGCAAGAAAAGAAGGAAACACAGGTATTAACCTTGTTCTTCTTATCGAAAGAAGACTTGACAATGTTGTTTACCGTATGGGTTTTGCAACAACAAGAAGATTTGCACGTCAATTAGTTACACATGGTCACATTTTAGTGAATGGCAGCAAAGTTGACATTCCTTCATATGTTGTACGTGCTGGTGACAAAATCGAAGTTTGCGAGAAATCTAAAAACAACCCACAAGTAAAAAGAGCTCTTGAGTTAACACAACAAACTGGTATTGCACCATGGGTTGATGTTGAGAGAGAAAAAGCTATGGGTATTTTTACACGTATCCCAGAGAGAGAAGAAGTAGTTATTCCGGTTGAAGAAAGATTAATCGTTGAGCTATACTCTAAATAA
- a CDS encoding NifU family protein has protein sequence MIPFSDDELLPVVEKSLEKIKPMLALDGGGLTLLGIKQGRVYVQLQGACQGCASSGQTLKYGVERQLRIDIHPELEVVNILPGQEHEFEAVGE, from the coding sequence ATGATACCATTTAGTGATGATGAGTTACTTCCCGTTGTTGAAAAATCACTTGAAAAAATTAAGCCAATGTTAGCGTTAGATGGCGGTGGATTAACATTATTAGGAATAAAACAAGGTCGTGTTTATGTTCAGCTTCAAGGTGCTTGTCAAGGGTGTGCATCCAGCGGTCAAACACTTAAATACGGTGTTGAAAGACAATTAAGAATTGATATTCATCCTGAACTTGAAGTTGTAAATATTTTACCTGGCCAAGAACATGAATTCGAAGCAGTGGGAGAGTAA
- the rpsE gene encoding 30S ribosomal protein S5 gives MEKYNREEFEEVIVNIGRVTKVVKGGRRFRFTALVVVGNKKGLVGFGFGKAKEVPDAIRKAVDDAFKNIVKVNIKGSTIAHDVEVKFNASRIILKPASDGTGVIAGGATRPVVELAGIKDILTKSLGSNNASNVVRATIKALSMIKS, from the coding sequence ATGGAAAAATATAACAGAGAAGAGTTTGAAGAAGTCATCGTTAACATTGGCCGCGTAACAAAAGTTGTTAAAGGCGGTAGACGTTTTAGATTTACAGCACTTGTTGTTGTTGGAAATAAAAAAGGTCTTGTTGGCTTTGGTTTTGGTAAAGCTAAAGAGGTTCCTGATGCTATTAGAAAAGCAGTTGATGATGCATTCAAAAACATTGTCAAAGTAAATATCAAAGGTTCAACAATCGCTCATGATGTTGAAGTTAAATTTAATGCAAGTCGTATTATTTTGAAACCTGCTAGTGATGGTACCGGTGTAATCGCTGGTGGTGCAACACGTCCTGTTGTTGAACTTGCAGGTATTAAAGATATTTTGACAAAATCATTGGGTTCAAACAATGCTTCTAACGTAGTAAGAGCAACTATCAAAGCTCTTAGCATGATTAAAAGCTAA